In Thiospirochaeta perfilievii, a single window of DNA contains:
- a CDS encoding extracellular solute-binding protein yields the protein MQIVKKVWALLLISLLGVSSTFSNSQKEAGTENGVKTVSVWTLWTDGTEDVNAVAFRKALESAKTDLPGIVIEHDGTANEAYKTKIKTAIAADEQPDVFFAWGAGFVKPFIDAGKVLPLDEYLADGTSDRIKGGANTNFTFDNKTYGLTFTQWVASLYCNQELFDKYGVKIPETYDELLTAVDVFNQNGIIPITVGEKDLWPGMFWQNAFAIRTAGADASNAALAGRGSFDTPDFVRSAQLLKDLVDRNAFVEGALGIDYNESGALLLEGQAAMYYMGNWFAGDIAGHDSDIINKIVPTRFPTIEGGKGDNTQYLGGSIDGLCVSKTATDLDAATTVAKYLMEQVSRNLAEAGEGIPTWKTDDVVTTKENPVVKQVKELITNSTGYVLAWDTFLEGADADDHKNYVAELFGDTISAEDFAKKMQEINK from the coding sequence ATGCAAATTGTAAAAAAAGTATGGGCTTTGTTATTAATAAGCTTATTAGGTGTATCATCAACTTTTTCTAACAGTCAAAAAGAAGCTGGAACTGAAAATGGTGTTAAAACAGTATCTGTTTGGACTTTATGGACAGATGGGACAGAGGATGTAAATGCAGTAGCTTTTAGAAAGGCTTTAGAAAGTGCAAAAACGGACCTTCCAGGTATTGTAATAGAACACGATGGAACAGCAAATGAAGCATATAAAACTAAAATTAAGACAGCTATAGCTGCTGATGAGCAACCTGATGTATTTTTTGCATGGGGAGCAGGTTTTGTAAAGCCATTTATTGATGCAGGGAAAGTTCTTCCACTAGATGAGTATTTAGCAGATGGAACATCTGATAGAATTAAAGGTGGTGCCAATACTAACTTTACTTTTGATAATAAAACTTATGGTTTAACTTTTACTCAATGGGTTGCTTCTCTTTATTGTAACCAAGAGTTATTTGATAAATACGGTGTTAAAATCCCTGAAACATATGATGAATTATTAACAGCTGTAGATGTATTTAACCAAAACGGAATAATCCCAATTACAGTTGGAGAGAAAGATTTATGGCCTGGAATGTTTTGGCAGAACGCTTTTGCAATTAGAACTGCTGGTGCTGATGCTTCCAATGCAGCCCTTGCAGGAAGAGGTTCCTTTGATACACCAGATTTTGTAAGATCTGCCCAGTTATTAAAAGACCTAGTTGATAGAAACGCATTTGTAGAAGGTGCCTTAGGTATAGATTACAATGAAAGTGGAGCTCTTTTATTAGAAGGTCAAGCAGCAATGTACTATATGGGTAACTGGTTTGCAGGGGATATCGCTGGACATGATAGCGATATCATAAACAAAATAGTTCCAACAAGGTTCCCTACAATAGAGGGAGGTAAGGGTGATAATACTCAATACTTAGGTGGTTCTATTGATGGTCTTTGTGTATCTAAAACAGCTACTGATTTAGATGCTGCTACTACTGTTGCAAAATACCTAATGGAACAAGTTTCTAGAAACCTTGCAGAAGCAGGAGAAGGAATCCCTACATGGAAAACAGATGATGTTGTAACTACAAAAGAGAACCCAGTTGTAAAACAAGTTAAAGAACTAATTACAAACAGTACTGGTTATGTTTTAGCATGGGATACATTTTTAGAGGGTGCTGACGCTGATGACCATAAAAACTATGTAGCAGAACTGTTTGGAGATACAATATCCGCTGAAGATTTTGCAAAAAAGATGCAAGAAATTAATAAGTAA
- a CDS encoding carbohydrate ABC transporter permease — protein sequence MNNILSNKKVILLFMLPATLIFLFVVIAPIFTSGYYSSLEWNGIGKGTFIGFSNFKELLFSGNKDFYKPIINSLWLALLSVGIQLPIAFFFARLLTTGVRGEGFFRTVYFIPVIVSTVVIGNMWMKIYNPQYGVLNEILRNIGLEHLTNQWLGNKDIALVAVFVPLLWQFVGYHILLFYAGIKTLPQELIEAAQIDGASPLKITFSIIIPYVLPIIEICVILAVIGSLKTFDLIYILTGGGPLHSTEVPTTIMFNTIFHRMSYGYGSSMAIFIIAECLILTVLVQGIFGKLTKKYYGEK from the coding sequence ATGAACAATATTTTATCAAATAAAAAAGTAATTCTACTGTTTATGTTACCAGCTACACTTATTTTTTTATTTGTAGTTATTGCCCCAATTTTTACATCTGGATACTACAGTAGCCTAGAATGGAACGGAATTGGTAAAGGAACATTCATAGGATTCTCTAACTTTAAAGAACTACTCTTTTCAGGAAATAAAGACTTTTATAAACCAATAATAAACTCCCTTTGGCTCGCTCTCTTATCCGTAGGAATACAGCTCCCTATTGCCTTCTTTTTTGCTAGATTATTAACCACTGGAGTTAGGGGTGAGGGCTTTTTTAGAACAGTTTATTTTATTCCTGTTATTGTTTCTACTGTTGTAATTGGTAATATGTGGATGAAGATCTATAATCCCCAGTACGGTGTTTTAAATGAAATACTTAGAAATATAGGTCTTGAACACCTAACAAACCAGTGGCTTGGAAACAAGGATATTGCACTAGTTGCTGTATTTGTACCACTTTTATGGCAGTTTGTAGGTTATCATATTCTCTTATTTTATGCAGGAATAAAAACACTACCCCAGGAACTAATAGAGGCTGCTCAGATTGATGGTGCATCACCTTTAAAAATAACTTTTAGTATAATAATTCCATACGTACTTCCTATAATTGAAATTTGTGTAATATTAGCAGTTATTGGATCTTTAAAAACATTTGATCTTATCTACATCTTAACCGGAGGGGGACCTCTCCACTCAACGGAAGTACCTACAACTATTATGTTTAATACAATATTTCACAGAATGAGCTATGGTTATGGTAGTTCAATGGCAATTTTTATTATTGCAGAGTGTCTTATTTTGACAGTATTGGTTCAGGGTATTTTTGGGAAACTAACAAAAAAATATTACGGGGAGAAGTAG
- a CDS encoding carbohydrate ABC transporter permease yields the protein MKSINIRKRDISKFAITILLSLYAIVQLYPFIWLLFSSLKTNSELFGGNVVGFPETFLWENYKDAFFGGKVGLYLFNSTLVTTLTIVITILVSCMAAYAIARLRWKFSKVAMTFFLLGMMIPIHATLLPLFIAFKNAKILNSYLCLILPYVGFGIPIAMYILVGFMQKIPKEMEESAFIDGAGVVTSFYRIIMPMVKPAMATVAIFTFLSAWNELMFAITFISKSSFRTLTVGLQSMVGQYGSKWGPINAGLVIGTVPTIIIYSFMSSEIQHSLAAAGAVKG from the coding sequence ATGAAATCTATAAATATAAGAAAAAGAGATATATCTAAGTTTGCTATAACCATTTTACTTTCATTATACGCTATAGTTCAGTTATATCCATTTATTTGGCTTCTGTTCTCATCCTTAAAAACAAACTCTGAGCTTTTTGGAGGTAATGTTGTAGGATTTCCAGAGACATTTTTATGGGAGAACTATAAGGATGCTTTTTTTGGTGGTAAGGTTGGATTATATCTTTTTAACAGTACATTAGTTACAACTTTAACAATTGTGATAACTATCTTAGTATCATGTATGGCAGCATACGCCATTGCTAGACTAAGATGGAAATTTAGTAAAGTCGCTATGACTTTCTTTTTATTAGGGATGATGATTCCAATTCATGCAACACTTCTACCCCTATTTATTGCATTTAAAAATGCTAAAATATTAAATAGCTATCTATGTTTAATTTTACCCTATGTAGGTTTTGGTATCCCTATTGCAATGTATATTTTAGTAGGATTTATGCAAAAAATACCAAAAGAGATGGAAGAGTCGGCCTTTATTGATGGGGCAGGAGTTGTGACATCCTTTTATAGAATAATTATGCCTATGGTAAAACCAGCTATGGCAACTGTTGCAATATTTACTTTTTTAAGTGCATGGAATGAACTTATGTTTGCAATTACTTTTATAAGTAAATCAAGCTTTAGAACTTTAACAGTTGGTTTGCAATCAATGGTTGGTCAATATGGCTCTAAGTGGGGACCTATAAATGCTGGCCTTGTAATAGGAACCGTTCCAACTATAATAATTTACTCTTTTATGAGTAGTGAGATACAACACAGTTTAGCTGCAGCAGGTGCGGTTAAAGGTTAA
- a CDS encoding two-component system sensor histidine kinase NtrB — translation MPSILIGFDKNFNITQINKEAQKRLEVDSESALGKNLYQVIPKTDSIVRLVEEAIKTNRTQVFHKSVSGNGSIKVCEDITVYPLISSKLEGAVLRIDDITDRVKIEESAIQNEKMLSIGGLAAGMAHEINNPLAGVIQMSEVLYNRLYKKLEIPVNKEIALKYNLDLLSMKKFMEERGIPKMFNSIHESGEQISYIVSNMLSFARKGDAKISTHYIDKIVDETITLAQTDYDIKSQFDFKKIKIIKQYRDDVPPLSCDKTKIQQVILNILRNGAQEMQKSGTEDPHFIISFRENNGSIELEIQDNGPGMDEETKKRIFEPFFTTKGSGFGTGLGLSISYYIIHDNHKGELIVDSEKGHGAKFTIKLPIQSS, via the coding sequence ATGCCCTCTATTTTAATTGGTTTTGATAAGAACTTTAATATTACTCAAATAAATAAAGAGGCTCAAAAGAGATTAGAGGTTGATTCTGAATCTGCCCTAGGAAAGAACTTATATCAGGTGATACCAAAAACTGATTCAATAGTTAGGCTAGTTGAAGAAGCTATAAAAACTAATAGAACTCAGGTTTTTCATAAATCCGTATCCGGAAATGGAAGTATAAAGGTTTGTGAAGATATTACAGTCTATCCTTTAATCTCCTCAAAACTAGAAGGTGCTGTTTTAAGAATTGATGATATTACTGATAGGGTTAAGATAGAAGAGAGTGCTATACAAAATGAGAAAATGCTCTCTATTGGAGGGTTAGCTGCAGGTATGGCCCATGAGATAAATAATCCTTTAGCAGGAGTTATTCAGATGTCTGAGGTTTTATATAATAGGCTATATAAAAAATTAGAAATCCCTGTTAATAAAGAGATCGCTCTAAAGTACAACCTTGACCTTTTAAGTATGAAAAAGTTTATGGAGGAGCGTGGAATTCCTAAGATGTTTAATAGTATACATGAATCAGGGGAACAAATTTCATATATAGTTAGTAATATGCTCTCTTTTGCAAGAAAGGGTGATGCTAAAATTTCCACACATTATATCGATAAGATTGTAGATGAGACAATTACCCTTGCACAAACAGACTATGATATAAAAAGCCAGTTTGATTTTAAAAAGATTAAAATAATAAAACAATATAGGGATGATGTTCCTCCTCTATCCTGTGATAAAACAAAGATTCAACAGGTTATATTAAATATACTTAGAAATGGTGCCCAAGAGATGCAGAAGAGTGGGACTGAAGATCCCCATTTTATAATTAGTTTTAGAGAGAATAATGGATCTATTGAGCTTGAGATTCAGGACAATGGTCCAGGTATGGATGAAGAGACTAAAAAAAGAATTTTTGAGCCATTTTTTACAACTAAAGGAAGTGGTTTTGGAACTGGTCTTGGTCTTAGTATCTCATACTATATTATACATGATAATCATAAAGGGGAACTAATTGTTGATAGTGAGAAGGGGCATGGTGCCAAGTTTACAATTAAACTACCAATACAGTCATCATAG
- a CDS encoding MEDS domain-containing protein gives MVKERKMVSLGFTKKLVEEGTHMCLVFTDENERVESLLKFLLSGLLGRERSSCFSENITEDELYKFFKDNNILYKEERDQNKISLSPTNKVYFPNGAFEPEKMLGLLKGFFIESMDLGFSSCRVIGEMEPLVESIPGGDRLLEYESKVTLLVREYPITCICQYDANRFSGSTIMDVLKVHPKMVVNGSVVHNPFYIEPEEFFKSYKGNM, from the coding sequence ATGGTTAAAGAGAGAAAAATGGTATCCCTTGGTTTTACTAAGAAATTAGTAGAGGAGGGAACTCACATGTGTCTTGTATTTACAGATGAGAATGAGAGAGTTGAATCACTACTTAAATTTCTATTAAGTGGACTTCTTGGCAGGGAAAGATCTAGCTGCTTTAGTGAAAATATAACAGAAGATGAACTTTATAAATTTTTTAAAGATAATAATATTTTATATAAAGAGGAGAGAGATCAAAATAAGATAAGCTTATCACCCACAAATAAGGTTTATTTCCCCAATGGTGCTTTTGAACCTGAAAAAATGTTAGGCCTCCTAAAAGGTTTTTTTATAGAGTCTATGGATTTAGGATTCTCTTCCTGTAGAGTTATTGGTGAAATGGAGCCTCTTGTAGAGTCAATTCCTGGTGGAGATAGACTACTAGAGTATGAGTCTAAAGTTACACTACTTGTTAGAGAGTATCCAATAACCTGTATATGTCAATATGATGCAAATAGATTTAGTGGATCAACCATTATGGATGTTTTAAAAGTCCATCCAAAAATGGTAGTAAATGGTTCAGTTGTTCATAACCCTTTTTATATAGAACCTGAGGAATTTTTTAAGAGCTATAAGGGTAATATGTAA
- a CDS encoding chemotaxis protein CheD: MKSKTLLKAHHKMVTIYPGEYHVTNRSEAITTVLGSCISVCLYDGINGVSGMNHFMLPKNTRVDMNENKAEFLEHVAHSNSLRYGVTSMEILINKMISLGGRKRNFTAKIFGGANILPVAGTGVTVGEQNIHFILTFLKAEGIEITNQDIGKKVGRKIIFFTKHNSVYVKPIPITKVKEDLPKTNIPHAGEVVLFD; the protein is encoded by the coding sequence ATGAAAAGTAAAACACTGTTAAAGGCACATCATAAAATGGTAACTATCTATCCTGGAGAGTACCATGTTACTAACCGAAGTGAAGCGATTACAACAGTATTAGGGTCCTGTATTTCCGTCTGTTTATATGATGGAATAAATGGAGTTAGTGGCATGAATCATTTTATGTTACCTAAAAATACCCGGGTTGATATGAACGAAAATAAGGCTGAGTTCTTAGAACATGTAGCCCATAGTAACTCCCTTCGATATGGAGTTACATCCATGGAAATACTAATAAATAAGATGATCTCTCTAGGGGGACGAAAACGAAACTTTACAGCAAAAATATTTGGGGGAGCTAATATTCTCCCTGTCGCTGGAACAGGTGTAACTGTTGGGGAACAAAATATACATTTTATATTAACCTTCTTAAAGGCAGAGGGAATAGAGATAACTAATCAAGATATTGGTAAAAAGGTAGGACGAAAAATTATATTTTTTACTAAGCACAACTCTGTCTACGTAAAACCAATACCTATAACTAAAGTCAAAGAGGATCTTCCTAAAACCAATATACCCCATGCAGGAGAGGTTGTTCTGTTTGATTAA
- the folK gene encoding 2-amino-4-hydroxy-6-hydroxymethyldihydropteridine diphosphokinase encodes MVKVYLSLGSNIGDRVKNINKAISLIKANPGINCVEQSSLYITAPQGYLKQDDFINCVLGLETNLEASELLLVCQDVEKKLKRVRLFRWGPRIIDVDILLYGDKIINTPDLTIPHPRMYERAFVLVPLGELDSTFNKYIDKVSSQDVRIYTQPQKLV; translated from the coding sequence ATGGTTAAAGTTTATCTAAGTCTTGGTAGTAATATTGGGGATAGGGTAAAAAATATTAATAAAGCAATCTCATTAATAAAGGCAAACCCAGGGATAAACTGTGTAGAACAATCCTCCCTCTATATTACAGCTCCCCAGGGGTACTTGAAGCAGGATGATTTTATTAACTGTGTTTTAGGTTTAGAGACAAACTTAGAAGCAAGTGAGTTATTATTAGTTTGTCAGGATGTGGAGAAAAAGTTAAAACGGGTTAGGCTTTTTAGATGGGGACCTAGAATCATTGATGTAGATATTTTACTATACGGAGATAAAATTATTAATACTCCTGATCTAACAATACCCCATCCAAGAATGTATGAGAGAGCCTTTGTTCTAGTTCCTCTAGGGGAGTTAGACTCAACTTTTAATAAGTATATAGATAAAGTATCTTCCCAAGATGTTAGAATTTATACCCAGCCTCAAAAGTTAGTTTGA
- the folB gene encoding dihydroneopterin aldolase: MDKILLNNMCFYGYHGVLPEETKLGQKFFIDMEIFLDLEAAGRTDDIAKSISYAEVFEIVKEVTQGEPYQLIEALAHGIAKRVLSTYNSIDSVLVRVKKPEAPVPGSYDYFGVEIVRRQNG; this comes from the coding sequence ATGGATAAAATACTTTTAAACAATATGTGTTTCTATGGATACCACGGAGTACTTCCTGAGGAGACAAAATTAGGACAGAAATTCTTTATTGATATGGAGATATTTTTAGATTTAGAGGCTGCAGGTAGAACAGACGATATTGCTAAAAGCATCAGTTATGCTGAAGTTTTTGAAATAGTAAAGGAAGTAACCCAAGGTGAGCCTTACCAATTAATAGAAGCCCTAGCCCATGGGATCGCCAAAAGAGTTTTATCTACTTATAATTCTATAGATTCAGTCCTAGTTAGGGTTAAGAAGCCAGAAGCTCCAGTACCTGGCTCCTACGACTATTTTGGTGTAGAGATTGTTAGGAGACAAAATGGTTAA
- the folP gene encoding dihydropteroate synthase, whose product MRNIRYTKLRSNKIEFKDLTIDFGSRTYIMGILNVTPDSFSDGGEFIGLEEALAQVSKMIGDGADIIDVGGESTRPGFTPISIEEEISRVVPVIKAIKDYFDITISLDTSKAEVAKAGLEAGADLINDVWGLLKDNKLAEVIASYNVPVVLMHNQEDCNYSDDIIREIRKSLRRSIRIALKAGIKKESIILDPGIGFGKTQEQNREVLARLGELNTIGYPLLLGTSRKSIIGSILDIPPKERVEGTLATSTIGISLGADILRVHDVKENKRVALVTDKIVRI is encoded by the coding sequence ATGAGAAATATACGATATACAAAATTAAGAAGTAATAAAATTGAGTTTAAAGATCTAACTATAGATTTTGGCTCTAGAACATATATTATGGGGATATTAAATGTTACCCCTGACTCCTTCTCTGATGGAGGGGAGTTTATAGGTTTAGAGGAAGCTTTAGCCCAGGTTTCAAAAATGATAGGTGATGGTGCTGATATTATTGATGTTGGTGGCGAGTCTACAAGACCAGGATTTACCCCTATCTCCATTGAAGAAGAGATATCTAGGGTTGTTCCAGTTATTAAGGCTATAAAAGATTATTTTGATATAACTATATCCCTGGATACATCAAAGGCTGAGGTCGCCAAAGCTGGTTTAGAAGCAGGGGCTGATCTTATTAATGATGTATGGGGTCTATTAAAGGATAATAAGTTAGCAGAAGTTATCGCGTCCTATAATGTTCCTGTTGTGTTAATGCACAACCAGGAGGATTGTAATTACTCTGATGATATTATTAGAGAGATAAGAAAATCCTTAAGAAGGTCAATTCGAATAGCCCTTAAAGCTGGTATTAAAAAAGAGTCAATAATTTTAGATCCAGGTATTGGTTTTGGTAAGACCCAAGAACAGAATAGAGAGGTCTTAGCTAGGTTAGGGGAGTTAAATACAATAGGATACCCTCTACTTTTAGGAACATCTAGAAAGTCAATTATAGGATCAATATTAGATATCCCTCCAAAAGAGAGGGTAGAGGGAACCCTTGCTACTTCTACAATTGGGATATCCCTTGGGGCTGACATTTTAAGAGTCCATGATGTAAAAGAGAATAAGAGAGTTGCATTAGTAACTGATAAAATTGTTAGGATATAA
- the folE gene encoding GTP cyclohydrolase I FolE, with product MDKEKIERAVRDILEAIGEDPKREGLLDTPRRVANMYEEIFSAINKDPSDDLQVFFEQAGHEELVLVKDIPFYSCCEHHLVPFFGKAHIGYIPRNGKITGLSKLARVVDTVAKKPQLQERLTTEIVEALEKQLNPLGVIVVVEAEHMCMTMRGIKKPGSRTITSGVRGAFQSDAKVRAEALQLIKF from the coding sequence ATGGATAAAGAAAAGATTGAACGTGCAGTTCGTGATATTTTAGAAGCTATTGGTGAAGATCCCAAAAGAGAAGGTCTATTAGATACTCCTAGAAGAGTTGCTAATATGTATGAAGAAATTTTCAGTGCAATAAATAAGGATCCTTCCGATGATCTACAAGTTTTTTTCGAGCAGGCTGGTCACGAAGAGTTAGTTCTTGTAAAAGATATACCTTTTTATTCATGTTGTGAGCATCATCTTGTTCCTTTTTTTGGTAAAGCTCATATTGGTTATATACCTAGAAATGGTAAGATTACAGGTTTAAGTAAGCTTGCTAGGGTTGTGGATACTGTTGCAAAAAAACCTCAACTACAAGAGAGATTAACTACAGAGATTGTAGAGGCTTTAGAGAAGCAGTTAAATCCATTAGGAGTTATTGTTGTTGTAGAGGCTGAACATATGTGTATGACAATGAGGGGTATTAAAAAGCCAGGGTCAAGAACAATTACTAGTGGAGTTCGTGGAGCATTTCAAAGTGATGCAAAGGTAAGGGCTGAAGCACTACAGCTTATAAAGTTTTAA
- a CDS encoding 5-formyltetrahydrofolate cyclo-ligase produces MDFKNTLRKEILENLNSLEHIDALSNRITENLTSMPIWKSCNKICIFISFKNEVNTDKIIETAKKEGKHVYAPLINGKHMTFHRVDNINREDLILNKFGILEPPKNIDEFIPNDDTLFVIPGVSFTKSGNRLGRGGGYYDRYLSKNIVKNSIALAFNIQIRDKIPTESWDQKMKYVVTETKIYGGL; encoded by the coding sequence ATGGATTTTAAAAATACCCTTAGAAAAGAAATATTAGAGAATCTTAACTCATTAGAACATATAGACGCTTTATCCAATAGAATAACAGAGAATCTTACATCTATGCCAATCTGGAAGAGCTGTAATAAGATATGCATATTTATAAGTTTTAAAAATGAAGTAAATACAGATAAAATAATAGAAACCGCAAAAAAAGAAGGTAAACATGTCTATGCCCCATTAATTAATGGAAAACATATGACATTTCATAGAGTAGACAATATAAATAGGGAAGATTTAATATTAAATAAGTTTGGAATACTAGAACCTCCTAAAAATATTGATGAATTTATTCCAAATGATGATACCCTATTTGTTATTCCAGGAGTATCTTTTACAAAGAGTGGAAACAGATTAGGCAGAGGTGGTGGTTATTATGACAGATACCTATCTAAAAACATTGTAAAAAACAGTATAGCTCTAGCATTTAATATACAAATAAGAGATAAAATACCTACAGAGAGTTGGGATCAAAAGATGAAATATGTTGTAACAGAGACAAAAATATACGGAGGACTATAA
- a CDS encoding DUF6657 family protein, with protein MAIKSALELAMERASNIKIDKNELKRKELEVRGKEAASKFLNTPKYDFLKWFTELENDNKNEILQGVVWVFVKNITLPNSTADIDKLLKIKEGFLLISNKKEEIENIFTQLITAFQQYIDNSKTLLEQAKTEFAPRLQQKAMQIAQQTGQMIPIEPETDRDFIEFHRDQQIQVDDHYKEYIKQATEVLKETI; from the coding sequence ATGGCAATTAAATCAGCACTAGAACTGGCAATGGAAAGAGCAAGTAACATAAAAATAGATAAAAATGAGCTAAAAAGAAAAGAGTTGGAAGTAAGAGGAAAAGAAGCTGCCTCCAAGTTTTTAAACACACCTAAATATGACTTCTTAAAATGGTTTACAGAACTTGAAAATGATAATAAAAATGAAATTTTACAAGGAGTTGTATGGGTATTTGTTAAAAATATAACTCTGCCGAACTCAACTGCAGATATTGATAAATTACTTAAAATTAAAGAGGGCTTTCTTTTAATATCAAATAAAAAAGAGGAAATTGAGAATATTTTTACCCAGCTTATAACAGCGTTCCAGCAATATATTGATAATAGTAAAACACTTCTAGAACAGGCAAAAACCGAGTTTGCCCCAAGGTTGCAACAAAAGGCAATGCAGATAGCCCAACAAACAGGACAGATGATACCTATAGAGCCTGAGACAGACAGGGATTTTATAGAGTTTCATAGGGACCAACAGATTCAGGTAGATGACCACTATAAAGAGTATATAAAACAGGCAACAGAGGTATTAAAAGAGACAATTTAA